One bacterium genomic window carries:
- a CDS encoding radical SAM protein — protein sequence MLLVFFSYGVCKITRKNIVFGYPFLMMVEPTNICNLRCPLCITGSKLMTREDGLMDLDKFKKLIDEMGRYLVHLTLWSQGEPFVNRQFTEMVRYATDRGIKTMTSTNGHFLIENAENIVRSGLSTLIVAVDGASQETYEKYRVNGKFEKVYKGLLAVSDSKKKLGSKTPVIELQFIVMKHNEHEFEAIRQLGQECGVQVLSFKTAQVYTDEQAEEFLPKNEKYRRYELDGNGRFKARIEEINFCRWVLLCPVINWDGTVSPCCFDKNAEYPLGNIFSDGGMRRIWKNSEYAKFRNQIFRKRKEIPICTNCSEGLEVEVFEKEEIKSSSFNIKTTNEPVAV from the coding sequence ATGTTACTTGTTTTTTTCTCTTATGGAGTATGCAAAATAACGCGCAAGAATATTGTTTTTGGTTATCCGTTTTTAATGATGGTCGAACCTACTAATATCTGTAATTTGCGCTGTCCTTTGTGTATAACTGGAAGCAAATTAATGACACGTGAAGATGGTTTAATGGATTTGGATAAATTCAAAAAGTTGATAGATGAGATGGGAAGGTATCTCGTTCATTTGACTCTATGGAGCCAAGGTGAACCTTTTGTTAACCGGCAATTTACCGAGATGGTTCGATATGCTACTGATCGGGGAATAAAAACCATGACCAGTACCAACGGGCATTTTCTAATTGAAAACGCTGAGAATATTGTACGTTCAGGACTAAGCACTTTGATAGTCGCTGTAGATGGAGCATCACAAGAGACCTATGAGAAATATCGAGTCAACGGAAAATTTGAAAAGGTATACAAAGGTCTCCTTGCGGTTTCTGATTCAAAAAAAAAATTAGGAAGTAAAACACCCGTTATTGAACTGCAATTCATTGTTATGAAACATAATGAACACGAATTTGAAGCGATACGACAACTGGGGCAAGAGTGTGGTGTTCAGGTCTTATCGTTTAAAACAGCTCAAGTTTATACCGATGAACAAGCGGAGGAGTTTTTACCTAAAAACGAAAAATATAGACGGTATGAACTGGACGGCAACGGCCGATTCAAAGCACGTATAGAAGAGATCAATTTTTGCAGATGGGTATTACTATGCCCCGTTATTAATTGGGATGGAACCGTTTCGCCGTGTTGTTTTGATAAAAACGCTGAATATCCATTGGGAAACATTTTTTCAGACGGAGGAATGCGTCGTATCTGGAAAAATAGCGAGTATGCAAAATTCAGAAATCAAATTTTCAGAAAGCGAAAAGAAATACCGATTTGTACCAATTGTTCTGAGGGATTGGAGGTAGAAGTTTTCGAGAAGGAAGAAATTAAATCCAGTTCTTTTAATATAAAAACAACCAACGAACCCGTTGCTGTATAA
- the glgA gene encoding glycogen synthase GlgA — protein sequence MKIAIAASECAPFAKTGGLADVIGALPKALTEIGCEVKVFLPKYSLIDESKYSLHYESEIGEIPIRVAGIVRSVHVLRSKLPQSDIDVYFIDCPHYFYRRYIYTMDPDEDERYILFCKAVIESLQYMKWVPDVIHCNDWQTGLIPVFLKDNYNWDRMFDKTATIMSIHNIAYQGRFPESTLDKAELKRVGYSPGGPYEFYNTFSFLKTGIVFSEVINTVSETYAQEILTDEFGEGMETVLWPRRSDLHGVINGIDYHTWDPQSDPHIPFHYDKDRLDQKLKNKEFLLKNTSIPFNPDIPLIGIVSRLVTQKGFDLIADALSDLALLEAQWVLLGSGEDRFEHLFRAIAHAIPHKFWSYIGFSNELAHLIEAGADIFLMPSLYEPCGLNQMYSLRYGTVPIVRKTGGLADTVLDWHEHYDQSNGNGFNFNDSTVYALFTTVNRALATFKDKTTWNKIQINGMKKDFSWNSSAKKYRLLYEEAYIKRNKNK from the coding sequence ATGAAAATTGCAATAGCTGCCAGCGAATGTGCCCCTTTTGCCAAGACGGGCGGTTTGGCCGACGTCATTGGAGCTTTACCTAAAGCTTTGACCGAAATCGGTTGTGAAGTTAAAGTTTTCCTGCCTAAATACTCTCTTATCGACGAAAGCAAATATTCATTGCATTATGAGTCCGAGATCGGTGAAATCCCTATCCGTGTAGCGGGTATTGTGCGCTCAGTGCATGTGCTAAGATCGAAATTACCACAATCAGATATCGATGTCTATTTTATTGATTGCCCCCATTATTTTTACAGGCGTTACATCTATACAATGGATCCGGATGAGGACGAACGATATATTTTATTTTGTAAAGCGGTTATTGAATCGCTGCAATACATGAAATGGGTCCCTGACGTGATCCATTGTAATGACTGGCAAACCGGTCTTATACCTGTATTTTTAAAAGACAACTATAATTGGGACCGAATGTTTGATAAGACTGCAACTATAATGTCTATTCATAATATTGCCTATCAAGGTCGATTTCCCGAATCTACTTTAGATAAAGCAGAATTGAAAAGAGTAGGCTATAGTCCGGGCGGGCCTTATGAATTTTACAATACATTTAGTTTTTTAAAAACAGGCATAGTCTTTTCCGAAGTGATTAATACAGTAAGTGAAACCTATGCGCAAGAGATTTTAACTGATGAATTCGGCGAAGGAATGGAAACAGTGCTATGGCCACGCCGAAGCGACCTTCATGGCGTAATTAATGGTATTGATTACCACACTTGGGATCCACAAAGCGATCCACACATCCCTTTTCATTATGACAAGGATAGGCTTGATCAAAAGCTGAAGAATAAGGAGTTCTTACTAAAAAATACATCCATTCCATTTAATCCTGATATACCGTTAATCGGAATAGTATCACGTTTAGTAACGCAAAAAGGATTCGATCTTATTGCGGATGCTTTGAGTGATCTGGCATTGCTTGAGGCACAATGGGTTTTATTGGGAAGCGGTGAAGATCGATTCGAACATCTATTTCGAGCGATAGCACATGCCATTCCTCATAAATTTTGGTCATACATTGGATTTAGTAATGAGTTGGCACACTTAATAGAAGCGGGAGCAGATATATTTCTCATGCCATCATTGTATGAACCCTGTGGATTGAATCAAATGTACAGTTTAAGGTATGGAACAGTTCCAATAGTTCGCAAAACCGGTGGGTTAGCCGATACGGTTTTGGACTGGCATGAACATTATGATCAATCAAACGGTAATGGATTCAACTTTAATGATTCAACCGTATATGCTTTGTTTACGACCGTAAATAGAGCCTTAGCTACGTTCAAAGATAAAACAACATGGAACAAAATACAGATAAACGGAATGAAAAAAGACTTTTCATGGAATTCTTCTGCAAAAAAATATAGGCTTCTTTATGAAGAAGCCTATATTAAGCGCAATAAAAACAAATAA
- a CDS encoding low molecular weight protein arginine phosphatase, protein MKKKKKKLKKTQKKLLKKKKARVKKSTSKSKTIKKKKHAKVGSKKIVKKKNKNEKSKTRKKIISKRRISSIKKISPRNDRQRPTEPKIIKSPLDNLDRPFNIVESYMGTYSFNDIYSVLFVCTGNMCRSPMAEGILQKKVKEEAPPSLLDKIWIQSCGIYAFEGNKPSEKSVQIAQQNGIDISAIRSKSINRVLVEQSDIIFALSIDHLNFILDNFPSARHKTFLLKAFGKERSAGLIDSIPDPMGLGIEFYQKTFNEIRNVLDEIFPNIIHRANQKIYPNLISS, encoded by the coding sequence ATGAAAAAGAAAAAAAAGAAACTTAAAAAAACTCAAAAAAAACTTTTGAAAAAAAAGAAAGCACGAGTGAAAAAAAGCACCTCAAAAAGCAAAACGATCAAGAAAAAGAAACACGCTAAAGTTGGCTCAAAAAAAATAGTTAAGAAAAAAAATAAAAATGAAAAGTCAAAAACCAGAAAGAAGATAATTTCAAAACGACGAATCAGTTCAATAAAAAAAATCTCGCCCAGAAATGATCGTCAGCGACCCACAGAACCAAAAATAATAAAATCGCCGTTGGATAATCTGGATCGGCCGTTTAATATTGTAGAGAGTTATATGGGAACCTATAGTTTTAATGATATTTATTCTGTTCTATTTGTTTGTACGGGAAACATGTGCCGTAGCCCTATGGCAGAAGGGATCTTGCAGAAGAAAGTTAAAGAAGAAGCGCCTCCAAGCCTGCTAGATAAAATTTGGATTCAATCATGCGGTATCTATGCTTTTGAGGGTAATAAGCCATCTGAAAAATCTGTCCAAATAGCACAACAAAACGGTATAGATATTTCTGCAATCCGGTCAAAATCAATTAATCGAGTCTTAGTCGAGCAATCCGATATTATTTTTGCGCTATCTATCGATCATCTTAATTTTATTTTGGACAATTTTCCGAGCGCAAGGCACAAAACATTCTTATTAAAAGCTTTTGGAAAGGAACGATCGGCAGGATTGATAGATTCAATTCCCGACCCAATGGGGCTCGGCATTGAATTCTATCAAAAAACATTTAATGAAATTCGGAACGTGCTTGACGAAATATTTCCCAATATTATTCATCGAGCCAATCAAAAAATCTATCCTAATTTAATCAGCTCATGA
- a CDS encoding M28 family peptidase codes for MKKIYTILPTILIGLLFSSNVIQKSVQIDIQNIRTHLNFLGSDSLQGRLPGSPGSKKASEYIANSLLSSGLTPIGNDNSFFQEIPLHASKALTSSEMKLFSPDGRIENLLLKKDFVLFKSGAQTFIPNPIPVIFVGYGIAAPEFDYNDYQSVDVEGKIVVFLGGEPVSNDSSFFDGTSPSIYSFPETKQKIALARGARGSILIPNINQDIDFQWSHIVKDFSFEDISLTYAPAGNLCIMMNPNSAQKLFDDAPTSLVDVFKLEESHQIKSFDLNTQLSFRGEFAEKDFIENNIVGLIEGTDPKLKDSYVLVTAHYDHLGIGPAVNGDSIYDGVVDNASGVAVTLELARFLSINKPKRSVVFLFVTGEEFGLLGSFYYIDHPVVPLYKTVANVNIDGVAIFDTFNDVVGIGSEISDLGTMLKDMLKRNNMNLSSIPEPFLQSESFSRSDNYAFAQAGIPSILIMDGLNHKHDSYENSVEQMITWALERYHSPFDDLSQPINYDAIYQHTELLEQFITLISNSSKTPSWKPGSSYINARLQSIAEKK; via the coding sequence ATGAAAAAAATTTATACGATTTTACCGACGATCCTTATTGGTTTATTATTTTCAAGTAACGTAATTCAGAAGTCGGTACAAATCGATATTCAAAATATCCGGACTCACTTGAATTTTCTTGGTTCTGATTCTCTTCAAGGCCGTCTTCCCGGGTCCCCCGGATCAAAAAAAGCATCAGAATATATCGCTAATTCACTCTTATCATCAGGATTGACTCCTATCGGGAACGACAATTCTTTTTTTCAGGAAATTCCACTTCATGCAAGCAAGGCTTTGACTTCATCAGAAATGAAGTTGTTTTCTCCAGACGGCCGTATTGAAAATTTATTGCTTAAAAAGGACTTTGTACTTTTCAAATCCGGAGCTCAAACTTTTATACCCAATCCAATTCCTGTAATATTTGTCGGCTATGGAATAGCTGCGCCTGAATTTGATTACAACGATTATCAATCGGTAGATGTTGAAGGAAAAATCGTTGTTTTTTTGGGTGGCGAACCTGTTTCCAATGATTCTTCATTTTTTGACGGAACATCACCTTCTATTTACAGTTTTCCTGAAACCAAACAAAAAATTGCTTTGGCCCGTGGCGCCAGAGGAAGCATTTTAATACCTAATATTAATCAAGACATTGATTTTCAATGGAGCCATATTGTCAAAGATTTTTCTTTTGAGGACATTTCCTTGACATATGCACCGGCGGGAAACTTGTGTATTATGATGAACCCCAATTCGGCTCAGAAGCTTTTCGATGACGCTCCCACCTCGTTAGTGGATGTTTTTAAATTGGAAGAATCGCATCAAATCAAAAGTTTTGACTTAAATACTCAGTTATCGTTTCGTGGTGAATTTGCAGAGAAAGACTTTATTGAAAACAACATTGTAGGACTAATTGAAGGTACCGATCCTAAACTTAAAGACAGCTATGTGCTGGTAACTGCACATTATGATCATCTGGGAATTGGTCCTGCAGTCAACGGAGATTCTATATACGACGGAGTCGTTGACAATGCTTCAGGAGTTGCGGTTACATTGGAATTAGCTCGATTTTTATCGATCAATAAGCCTAAACGTTCCGTTGTTTTTCTCTTCGTAACTGGTGAAGAATTCGGCTTGCTTGGATCGTTTTATTATATCGATCATCCTGTCGTCCCGTTATATAAAACAGTTGCTAATGTCAATATTGACGGAGTCGCTATTTTTGATACATTTAATGACGTCGTCGGTATCGGATCGGAAATTTCTGATCTAGGTACAATGTTGAAAGATATGCTAAAAAGAAATAATATGAATTTGTCGAGTATTCCTGAACCCTTTCTCCAAAGTGAATCGTTTTCTCGATCGGATAATTACGCTTTTGCACAAGCGGGTATTCCTTCTATCCTGATCATGGATGGGCTTAATCACAAACATGATTCGTATGAGAATTCAGTCGAACAAATGATTACATGGGCTTTAGAAAGATATCATTCCCCCTTTGATGATCTTAGCCAACCCATTAACTATGACGCTATTTATCAACATACTGAATTGTTAGAACAATTTATTACATTGATATCGAATAGTTCCAAAACTCCTTCCTGGAAACCGGGTTCTTCATATATTAATGCACGACTTCAATCGATTGCTGAAAAGAAATGA
- a CDS encoding phosphate ABC transporter substrate-binding protein, with protein MKKILFVISLVLSGCSLFNASASKVSRTIHIQGSDTMVLLTTSWAEEYMKKNSSISVYAEGGGSAVGIKALIEGKVDICASSRPLQASEVRKIAEKYGSISVSFLVAKDALSVYLNPNNPIRDLTFEQVKGIFTGKIKNWKEVGGQDQSIHVIIRSPNSGTYLYFKEHVLNEEGYSELAQVLPTTSAIINEVLVDNNAIGYGGLAYGKDQVIHCRINGIEATEKNVRNDQYPIIRYLYLYTRQRPQNDVKSFIDWILTAEGQDIVKKSGYIPLLIR; from the coding sequence ATGAAAAAAATACTTTTTGTAATAAGTTTAGTATTATCAGGCTGTTCTTTGTTTAATGCAAGTGCTTCTAAGGTGTCAAGAACAATTCATATTCAAGGTTCAGATACCATGGTTCTTTTAACAACATCATGGGCCGAAGAATACATGAAAAAAAATTCGTCAATATCAGTTTATGCTGAAGGGGGAGGCTCTGCAGTTGGAATTAAAGCATTAATCGAAGGAAAAGTTGATATTTGTGCATCCTCCAGGCCACTTCAGGCAAGCGAAGTCCGCAAAATAGCTGAAAAATATGGATCAATTTCAGTATCATTTCTGGTGGCAAAAGATGCTCTCAGTGTTTATCTCAATCCAAATAACCCCATTCGTGACCTCACATTTGAGCAAGTCAAAGGAATTTTCACAGGAAAAATTAAGAATTGGAAAGAGGTTGGCGGCCAGGATCAGTCAATCCATGTAATCATTCGATCTCCAAATTCCGGAACCTATCTTTACTTCAAAGAACACGTATTGAATGAAGAAGGTTATAGTGAGTTAGCTCAGGTTCTTCCAACGACTTCTGCAATTATCAATGAAGTTCTGGTCGATAATAACGCTATAGGATATGGGGGATTAGCATACGGAAAAGATCAAGTGATACATTGTCGAATCAATGGGATAGAGGCTACTGAAAAAAACGTACGGAATGATCAATATCCGATCATTCGATACCTATATCTATACACTCGTCAACGGCCGCAAAATGATGTTAAATCTTTCATTGATTGGATTCTAACCGCCGAAGGACAAGATATTGTCAAAAAATCAGGATATATTCCATTATTAATAAGATAA
- a CDS encoding esterase, translating to MQHYMHGWYSERLNKQMDFIHFGNTGAPVVVFPTTLGNHFEFSDRRMIEPIAGKIDNGLIQIFCVNSINNDSWYNETIHPHEKVRRHVIYEEYLIHEFLPYVRHQTGSGYLILFGCSFGGYHAVNFALKHPELVDKAISLSGSFTIQGFLNGYYDDLCYYNNPAHYMQHLSDPYYIDHYNGKTELTLVTSDLDPCRERNEFFHKVLSERSIRHHYYFWDNGVGHDWPYWQQMIGHYL from the coding sequence ATGCAACATTATATGCATGGATGGTATAGTGAAAGATTGAATAAACAAATGGATTTTATCCATTTTGGCAATACTGGAGCGCCGGTTGTAGTATTTCCGACGACTTTGGGAAATCATTTCGAGTTCTCCGATCGCAGAATGATTGAGCCTATTGCTGGAAAAATAGACAATGGGCTTATTCAGATCTTTTGTGTAAATTCTATTAATAATGACAGCTGGTACAATGAAACCATTCATCCGCATGAGAAAGTAAGACGGCATGTTATTTACGAAGAATATTTAATTCATGAATTTCTTCCGTATGTAAGACATCAAACAGGATCAGGCTATTTGATTCTTTTCGGCTGTAGTTTCGGAGGTTATCATGCAGTCAATTTTGCACTTAAACATCCTGAACTCGTTGATAAAGCAATCAGTTTGAGCGGATCTTTTACAATTCAAGGCTTTCTAAATGGTTATTATGATGATCTTTGTTATTACAATAACCCAGCTCATTATATGCAACATCTTAGTGATCCCTATTATATTGACCACTATAATGGCAAAACTGAACTGACACTTGTTACAAGCGATCTGGATCCTTGCCGTGAACGAAATGAATTTTTTCACAAAGTTCTTAGTGAAAGGAGTATTCGGCATCATTATTACTTCTGGGATAATGGTGTCGGGCACGATTGGCCGTATTGGCAACAAATGATCGGTCATTATTTATAA
- a CDS encoding DUF3108 domain-containing protein, which translates to MIIKLLVVFLTVYITSNAEESKYQDESLRKIQNNAFKVGEKLSFSIGWEFISAGTAVLNVESATTINDRPCYSISAVTNSNAFFSTLYKVRNRLETYVDMEGIYPLRYVKNTSEGGYKRNFVVDFHHDTGKASIADVDSGQTEVNVPVYVQDIISAFYYIRTQPLAIGNEITLSTFDNGKYRDVIVKVLRKERVSVTAGDFECIVVQTPIGPFKNRSDLNIWLTDDARKIPVLMKSKIAVGSIRAELESMEGV; encoded by the coding sequence ATGATCATTAAATTATTGGTTGTTTTTTTAACGGTTTACATAACTTCGAATGCTGAAGAAAGTAAATACCAAGACGAATCACTCCGAAAAATTCAGAACAATGCATTTAAGGTTGGCGAAAAGTTATCATTTTCGATCGGGTGGGAATTTATTAGTGCCGGCACAGCGGTCCTAAACGTAGAAAGTGCAACGACAATCAACGATCGGCCTTGTTATTCTATTTCAGCTGTTACAAACTCCAACGCCTTTTTTTCAACGCTATATAAAGTAAGAAATCGACTGGAAACGTATGTCGATATGGAAGGTATATACCCTCTTCGTTATGTCAAAAATACAAGCGAAGGTGGATATAAACGAAATTTTGTAGTCGATTTTCATCATGATACGGGCAAAGCATCGATAGCCGATGTTGATTCTGGACAAACAGAAGTAAATGTCCCTGTTTATGTTCAGGATATTATATCAGCTTTCTATTACATACGGACACAGCCTCTAGCTATCGGAAATGAGATTACACTGTCAACTTTTGACAATGGAAAGTATCGTGATGTTATCGTAAAAGTGTTGCGGAAGGAGCGAGTTTCCGTAACTGCCGGTGATTTCGAATGTATTGTCGTTCAAACACCCATAGGACCTTTTAAAAACCGATCCGATCTTAATATTTGGCTAACCGATGATGCAAGAAAAATACCTGTTTTAATGAAAAGTAAAATTGCCGTAGGATCAATAAGAGCCGAATTGGAATCAATGGAAGGCGTTTAA